A window of the Catenulispora sp. GP43 genome harbors these coding sequences:
- a CDS encoding TIGR03619 family F420-dependent LLM class oxidoreductase, giving the protein MKFWLSPAFCDTAHFTGLARAAEEYGFEGIAIPDHLFHPVELSSPYPYTPDGSRYWSKDTHWPEPWVAIAAMAAVTTRLRFTTNIYVAPARDLLTVANQLATAAYLSQGSADGHHRVALGVGPGWSKDEFTATGQAFAKRGARLDEMLAALRRLWTGEVVEIAGPNYTLPPCSITPTPNDPIPVYVGGISDIAIRRAANNDGWIGIYHTVEETHSIMDRIHAAREKAGTLDRPFRAMLAVLAEPAPELCEQLEQWGVTDLLGAPWMTNIKAMTAPGPSLAEMVEAVEGFAERYIK; this is encoded by the coding sequence ATGAAGTTCTGGCTTTCACCGGCGTTCTGCGACACCGCGCACTTCACCGGCCTCGCGCGGGCCGCGGAGGAGTACGGGTTCGAAGGGATCGCCATCCCGGACCACCTGTTCCATCCGGTCGAACTGTCCTCCCCCTACCCGTACACGCCGGATGGATCCCGGTATTGGTCGAAGGACACGCACTGGCCCGAGCCGTGGGTGGCGATCGCGGCGATGGCCGCCGTGACCACCCGGCTGCGGTTCACCACGAACATCTACGTGGCCCCGGCGCGCGACCTGCTGACCGTCGCCAACCAGCTGGCCACCGCCGCCTACCTCTCGCAGGGCTCCGCGGACGGCCACCACCGGGTCGCGCTCGGCGTCGGACCGGGCTGGAGCAAGGACGAGTTCACCGCCACCGGCCAGGCCTTCGCCAAGCGCGGGGCGCGGCTCGACGAGATGCTGGCGGCGCTGCGCCGGCTGTGGACCGGCGAGGTGGTCGAGATCGCCGGGCCGAACTACACGCTGCCGCCCTGCTCGATCACGCCCACGCCGAACGACCCGATCCCGGTGTACGTCGGCGGCATCTCCGACATCGCGATCCGCCGCGCCGCGAACAACGACGGCTGGATCGGGATCTACCACACGGTCGAGGAGACACACTCGATCATGGACCGCATCCACGCGGCCCGCGAGAAGGCCGGGACCCTGGACCGGCCGTTCCGCGCGATGCTCGCGGTACTGGCCGAGCCCGCCCCGGAGCTGTGCGAGCAGCTGGAGCAGTGGGGCGTCACGGACCTGCTCGGCGCGCCGTGGATGACGAACATCAAGGCCATGACCGCGCCGGGTCCCTCCCTGGCGGAGATGGTCGAGGCCGTGGAGGGGTTCGCGGAGCGCTATATCAAGTGA
- a CDS encoding glucose 1-dehydrogenase: protein MGKLDGRVVLVTGAARGQGAEEARLFAGEGARVLVADVLEDLGTEVAKEIGDAARFVRLDVTDEAQWTAAADFAEAEFGKLDGLINNAGILRFNKIEKTSLEEYMQVVTVNQVGVFLGLRVCLPRIKAAGGGTVVNTASIDGLAGMAYLGSYVSSKFAVRGLTRVAALEAAPTVRVNCICPGGVHTPMVTELMPEDVDPDAGYSGIPLKRVGTAHEIAKAALFLTSEDSSYCTGADFVLDGGALAGIRFD, encoded by the coding sequence ATGGGGAAGCTGGATGGGCGCGTGGTGCTGGTCACCGGCGCGGCGCGCGGGCAGGGTGCCGAGGAGGCGCGGCTGTTCGCCGGCGAGGGCGCGCGGGTGCTGGTCGCCGATGTGCTGGAGGATCTCGGCACGGAGGTGGCCAAGGAGATCGGCGACGCGGCGCGCTTCGTCCGGCTCGACGTCACCGACGAGGCGCAGTGGACCGCCGCCGCGGACTTCGCCGAGGCCGAGTTCGGCAAGCTCGACGGCCTGATCAACAACGCCGGCATCCTGCGCTTCAACAAGATCGAGAAGACCAGTCTCGAGGAGTACATGCAGGTGGTGACGGTGAACCAGGTCGGCGTCTTCCTGGGCCTGCGGGTGTGCCTGCCCCGGATCAAGGCGGCCGGCGGCGGGACCGTGGTGAACACCGCGAGCATCGACGGGCTCGCCGGCATGGCGTATCTGGGGTCGTACGTCTCCTCCAAGTTCGCGGTCAGAGGGCTGACGAGGGTCGCGGCCCTGGAGGCCGCCCCGACCGTCCGGGTGAACTGCATCTGCCCCGGCGGCGTCCACACCCCGATGGTGACCGAGCTGATGCCGGAGGACGTCGACCCCGACGCCGGCTACTCCGGGATCCCGCTCAAGCGCGTCGGCACCGCGCACGAGATCGCGAAGGCCGCGCTGTTCCTCACGTCCGAGGACTCGTCCTACTGCACCGGCGCCGACTTCGTCCTCGACGGCGGAGCGCTGGCCGGCATCCGTTTCGACTAG
- a CDS encoding LLM class flavin-dependent oxidoreductase, whose amino-acid sequence MEFGIFVQGHVPLSKLAADPDFEHTSLMNDIEIAKAADKAGFKYVWASEHHFLDEYSHLASNDVFLGYLAAATERIHLGSGIFNPLPQANHPVKVAEKVATLDHLSGGRFEFGTGRGAGSREILGLGLPDTTVTKEIWAEVVREIPKMWMQDSYSHQGKWFSMPERNVLPKPWKKPHPAMWYAAGNPPSYEMAARMGLGVLGFSVGSPADAETAVAAYKKAVPAAEPVGAYVNDNVMVTSSAVCLADGRRARQAASTMGMGRLQSLVFRYHDTFPRPDWVPEWPAVLPEPTVEEVDWRLRNGYLVCGDPDEVLAQVKRYEATGIDQLAFGLPIGLSLPDTLETIDLIGRYVIPKVDKDPVHRTTRFRSAAAALGK is encoded by the coding sequence ATGGAGTTCGGCATCTTCGTCCAGGGCCACGTGCCGCTCTCGAAGCTGGCCGCCGACCCGGACTTCGAGCACACCTCGCTGATGAACGACATCGAGATCGCCAAGGCGGCCGACAAGGCGGGCTTCAAGTACGTGTGGGCCTCCGAGCACCACTTCCTCGACGAGTACTCGCACCTGGCCAGCAACGACGTCTTCCTGGGCTACCTGGCCGCCGCGACCGAGCGGATCCACCTGGGCTCCGGCATCTTCAACCCGCTGCCGCAGGCCAACCACCCGGTGAAGGTGGCCGAGAAGGTCGCGACCCTGGACCACCTGTCCGGCGGCCGGTTCGAGTTCGGCACCGGGCGCGGCGCCGGTTCCCGGGAGATCCTGGGCTTGGGCCTGCCGGACACCACGGTCACCAAGGAGATCTGGGCCGAGGTGGTGCGTGAGATCCCCAAGATGTGGATGCAGGACTCGTACTCGCACCAGGGCAAGTGGTTCTCCATGCCGGAGCGCAACGTGCTGCCCAAGCCGTGGAAGAAGCCGCATCCGGCGATGTGGTACGCGGCCGGTAACCCGCCGTCGTACGAGATGGCCGCGCGCATGGGCCTGGGCGTGCTGGGCTTCTCGGTGGGCTCGCCGGCCGACGCCGAGACCGCCGTCGCGGCGTACAAGAAGGCGGTCCCGGCGGCCGAGCCGGTCGGCGCCTACGTCAACGACAACGTGATGGTGACGTCCTCGGCGGTGTGCCTGGCCGACGGCCGGCGGGCCCGGCAAGCGGCCTCCACGATGGGCATGGGGCGCCTGCAGTCGCTGGTGTTCCGCTACCACGACACCTTCCCGCGCCCGGACTGGGTCCCGGAATGGCCGGCGGTGCTGCCGGAGCCGACCGTGGAGGAGGTCGACTGGCGCCTGCGCAACGGGTACCTCGTCTGCGGCGACCCCGATGAGGTGCTGGCCCAGGTCAAGCGCTACGAGGCCACCGGGATCGACCAGCTGGCCTTCGGGCTGCCGATCGGACTGTCGCTGCCCGACACGCTGGAGACGATCGACCTGATCGGCCGGTACGTGATCCCCAAGGTGGACAAGGACCCGGTGCACCGGACCACGCGCTTCCGCAGCGCGGCCGCGGCATTGGGTAAGTGA
- a CDS encoding LLM class F420-dependent oxidoreductase: MRIGVTVFLTDQTIGPAELGRALAERGFQSYYAPEHTHIPISRATPAPLGEPLPDYYSRTLDPFVALAAVAAAAPGIRVGTGICLAAQHDPLLLAKTVATLDLVTGGNVDLGVGFGWNKEEMADHGVDFGTRRDKVRETVLAMKELWGNEVASYHGDHVSFDPSWSWPKPAAGSVPVLIGGAAGPKLFKAVVDYADGWMPIGGRGLTQAMPVLRAAAQEAGRDPDTLRVVPFGTEPTPGKMEHYQALGIEEIVFNVPSAPADRILRVLDDYARYIDRE, encoded by the coding sequence TTGCGCATCGGCGTCACGGTCTTCCTGACCGACCAGACCATCGGTCCGGCCGAGCTCGGGCGCGCGCTCGCCGAGCGCGGCTTCCAGTCGTACTACGCCCCCGAACACACCCACATCCCGATCAGCCGCGCCACCCCGGCGCCGCTCGGAGAGCCGTTGCCCGACTACTACTCACGGACGCTGGATCCCTTTGTGGCGCTGGCGGCGGTTGCGGCCGCGGCTCCCGGCATCCGCGTGGGCACCGGCATCTGCCTGGCCGCCCAGCACGACCCGCTGCTGCTGGCCAAGACCGTGGCGACGCTGGACCTGGTCACCGGCGGCAACGTCGACCTCGGCGTGGGCTTCGGGTGGAACAAGGAGGAGATGGCCGACCACGGCGTGGACTTCGGGACCCGCCGGGACAAGGTGCGGGAGACCGTGCTGGCCATGAAGGAGCTGTGGGGCAACGAGGTCGCCTCCTACCACGGCGACCACGTCTCCTTCGATCCCTCCTGGTCCTGGCCCAAGCCCGCGGCCGGCTCGGTCCCGGTGCTGATCGGCGGCGCGGCCGGGCCGAAGCTGTTCAAGGCGGTCGTCGACTACGCCGACGGCTGGATGCCGATCGGCGGCCGCGGCCTGACCCAGGCGATGCCGGTGCTGCGGGCCGCCGCGCAGGAGGCCGGGCGGGACCCGGACACGCTGCGCGTCGTGCCGTTCGGGACCGAGCCGACCCCGGGCAAGATGGAGCACTACCAGGCCCTGGGCATCGAGGAGATTGTGTTCAACGTCCCATCGGCGCCCGCGGACCGGATCTTGCGCGTGCTCGACGACTACGCTCGCTACATCGACCGGGAATAG
- a CDS encoding bifunctional FO biosynthesis protein CofGH — MTMHPTANAMRRALHRAGEGVALSAEEATVLLAARGADLDALCSVASRLRDQGLEAAGRPGVVTYSRKVFIPLTRLCRDRCHYCTFVTVPGRLDSLYLSPDEVLDIAAKGAALGCKEALFTLGDRPEDRWPQAKEWLDAHGYDSTLDYVRAMSIRVLEETGLLPHLNPGVLSWSDFQRLKPVAPSMGMMLETTATRLWSEPGGPHYGSPDKEPAVRLRVLEDAGRSSVPFTTGILIGIGETLEERADSIFAMRKVARTYRGVQEIIIQNFRAKPATAMMNTPDADLEELAATIATARVVLGPSVRIQAPPNLVDAEYALMLRAGIDDWGGVSPLTADHVNPERPWPAIDELAAQSATAGFTLKERLTIYPEYVLRGEPWLDPRIMPHVQALADPETGMAVEGRIPTGIRWQEPDGGWDASSGRTDLHASIDTDGRTGDRRSDFSDVYGDWDELREHASRTSVDHSAGAPERIDAALKTALAAAERDPGNLSDADALALIHADGPALDALAALADGLRRDAVGDEVTYIVNRNINFTNVCYTGCRFCAFAQRRTDADAYTLSVSEVGDRAAAAWQVGATEICMQGGIHPDLPGTAYFDLAAEIKRRVPDLHLHAYSPMEIINGVSRTGMSIREFLTAAKEAGVDSLPGTAAEILDDDVRWVLTKGKLPAAQWIEVVTTAHQVGIPTTSTMMYGHVDNPAHWVAHLRVLARIQDETGGFTEFVPLPFVHSNAPVYLAGIARPGPTLRDNRAVHAMARVMLHGRIKNIQTSWVKLGTDNSRLMLAGGVNDMGGTLMEETISRMAGSEYGSAKGIAELEEICAPLGRPTRQRSTLYGEVPAERIQAAREADSRGLLRTMLPLA, encoded by the coding sequence ATGACGATGCACCCCACCGCCAATGCGATGCGCCGTGCCCTGCACCGGGCGGGTGAGGGAGTCGCGCTCAGCGCCGAGGAGGCGACGGTCCTGCTCGCCGCGCGCGGCGCCGACCTGGACGCGCTGTGCTCCGTCGCCTCGCGCCTGCGGGACCAGGGCCTGGAGGCGGCCGGCCGCCCGGGGGTGGTCACCTACTCGCGCAAGGTGTTCATCCCCCTGACCCGCCTGTGCCGGGACCGGTGTCACTACTGCACCTTCGTCACGGTCCCCGGCCGCCTGGACTCGCTGTACCTGTCCCCCGACGAGGTGCTGGACATCGCGGCGAAGGGCGCGGCGCTGGGCTGCAAGGAAGCCCTGTTCACGCTGGGCGACCGGCCCGAGGACCGGTGGCCGCAGGCCAAGGAGTGGCTGGACGCGCACGGGTACGACTCGACGCTGGACTATGTGCGGGCCATGTCGATCCGGGTGCTGGAGGAGACCGGGCTGCTGCCGCATCTCAACCCGGGCGTCCTGTCCTGGTCCGACTTCCAGCGGCTCAAGCCGGTGGCCCCGTCGATGGGGATGATGCTGGAGACCACGGCCACCCGGCTGTGGTCCGAGCCTGGTGGGCCGCACTACGGATCCCCGGACAAGGAACCCGCGGTGCGGCTCCGGGTATTGGAGGACGCGGGCCGCTCTTCGGTTCCCTTCACCACCGGAATTCTCATCGGGATCGGCGAGACGCTGGAGGAGCGCGCCGACTCGATCTTCGCGATGCGCAAGGTCGCCCGGACGTATCGCGGCGTCCAGGAGATCATCATCCAGAACTTCCGGGCCAAGCCGGCCACGGCGATGATGAACACCCCGGACGCCGACCTGGAAGAGCTCGCGGCGACGATCGCCACGGCACGCGTCGTCCTCGGCCCCTCCGTCCGGATCCAGGCGCCGCCGAACCTGGTGGACGCCGAGTACGCGCTGATGCTGCGCGCCGGGATCGACGACTGGGGCGGCGTGTCGCCGCTGACCGCCGACCACGTCAACCCCGAGCGTCCCTGGCCGGCCATCGACGAACTCGCCGCGCAGTCCGCCACGGCCGGCTTCACGTTGAAGGAACGGCTGACCATCTACCCCGAGTACGTGCTGCGGGGCGAGCCGTGGCTGGACCCGCGGATCATGCCGCACGTGCAGGCGCTGGCCGATCCCGAGACCGGGATGGCGGTCGAGGGGCGCATCCCGACCGGGATCCGGTGGCAGGAGCCCGACGGGGGGTGGGACGCCTCCAGCGGGCGCACCGACCTGCACGCGTCCATCGACACCGACGGTCGCACCGGCGACCGCCGCTCGGACTTCTCGGACGTCTACGGCGACTGGGACGAGCTGCGGGAGCACGCTTCGCGCACGTCTGTCGACCACAGCGCCGGTGCCCCGGAGCGCATCGACGCGGCGCTGAAGACGGCGCTCGCGGCGGCCGAGCGCGACCCCGGGAACCTGTCGGACGCCGACGCGCTGGCCCTGATCCACGCCGACGGCCCCGCGCTGGACGCCTTGGCCGCCCTGGCCGACGGCCTGCGGCGGGACGCGGTCGGCGACGAGGTGACGTACATCGTCAACCGGAACATCAACTTCACCAACGTCTGTTACACCGGCTGCCGCTTCTGCGCCTTCGCCCAGCGGCGCACGGATGCCGACGCCTACACGCTGTCGGTGTCCGAGGTCGGCGACCGCGCCGCGGCCGCCTGGCAAGTCGGCGCCACGGAGATCTGCATGCAGGGCGGCATCCACCCCGACCTGCCGGGCACCGCGTACTTCGACCTGGCCGCCGAGATCAAGCGCCGGGTCCCGGACCTGCACCTGCACGCGTACTCGCCGATGGAGATCATCAACGGCGTCTCCCGCACCGGCATGTCCATCCGCGAATTCCTCACGGCGGCCAAGGAGGCGGGCGTCGACTCCCTGCCCGGCACCGCCGCCGAGATCCTCGACGACGACGTCCGCTGGGTCCTCACCAAGGGCAAGCTGCCGGCCGCGCAGTGGATCGAGGTGGTCACCACCGCGCACCAGGTCGGCATCCCGACCACCTCGACGATGATGTACGGGCACGTCGACAACCCGGCGCACTGGGTCGCGCACCTGCGCGTCCTGGCACGCATCCAGGACGAGACCGGCGGCTTCACCGAATTCGTGCCGCTGCCCTTCGTCCACTCCAACGCCCCGGTCTACCTGGCCGGCATCGCCCGGCCCGGTCCCACGCTGCGCGACAACCGCGCCGTCCACGCGATGGCCCGCGTCATGCTGCACGGCCGGATCAAGAACATCCAGACCTCGTGGGTGAAGCTCGGGACGGACAACAGCCGTCTGATGCTCGCCGGCGGCGTCAACGACATGGGCGGCACGCTCATGGAGGAGACGATCTCGCGCATGGCCGGCAGCGAGTACGGCTCTGCCAAGGGGATCGCCGAACTGGAGGAGATCTGCGCTCCGCTGGGTCGGCCCACCCGGCAGCGCTCGACGCTGTACGGCGAGGTGCCGGCCGAGCGGATCCAGGCCGCGCGCGAGGCTGATTCGCGCGGGCTGCTGCGGACGATGCTGCCGCTGGCTTAG
- a CDS encoding SigE family RNA polymerase sigma factor: MDRGSEDFAAFYERHRDPCFRAVLASVGDRHLAEELTAEAFARAWGHWRKVAKHPAPAAWVVRTALNTHISWWRRRRREVAWDGAAEDRSGPADDDATAVDLAIRNALRKLPTRQREVVVLRVFLDLDTRGTAAALGVAPGTVQAHLHRALKALRAELEDTTEREDITR, translated from the coding sequence GTGGACCGAGGATCCGAGGATTTCGCAGCCTTCTACGAACGCCACCGCGACCCCTGCTTCCGGGCCGTGCTGGCCTCCGTCGGCGACCGGCACCTGGCCGAGGAGCTGACGGCCGAGGCCTTCGCCCGGGCGTGGGGGCACTGGCGCAAGGTCGCCAAGCACCCCGCGCCGGCGGCGTGGGTGGTGCGCACCGCGCTGAACACGCACATCTCGTGGTGGCGTCGGCGCCGGCGCGAGGTGGCGTGGGACGGCGCGGCCGAGGACCGGAGCGGACCGGCCGACGACGATGCGACCGCCGTCGACCTGGCCATCCGGAACGCCTTGCGCAAGCTGCCCACGCGGCAGCGCGAAGTGGTCGTGCTGCGGGTCTTCCTCGATCTGGACACCCGGGGCACGGCTGCCGCGCTCGGCGTCGCCCCCGGCACCGTCCAGGCCCACCTCCACCGCGCGCTGAAGGCGCTGCGGGCGGAGCTCGAAGACACCACCGAGCGGGAGGACATCACGCGATGA
- a CDS encoding FadD3 family acyl-CoA ligase — MDHGETTIPDLVARAAEEHGEREAVVDGAQRLTFADLASRVRQTGRAMIAWGVRPGDRVAVWAPNSAEWIVTALGAVSVGAVLVPLNTRLKAAEAGHILRKSRTRLVAAAGEFLGVDYVGELKAIRDELPNLEVMTAFTDGGLPPVVSRRQFRAPGMKVSASAFDEAAASLSPDSPGDLFFTSGTTGAPKGVLTTHGQSTRAFQQWSDIVGLRAGDRYLIANPFSHTFGYKAGILACLMRGATMVPLPSFDTEALFETIERERITVFPAAPAVYQMMLAHPDLAKHDLGSLRAAATGAAVIPVELVEQMRDTLGLSTVITAYGLTEATGVVTMCRDGDAPEVVARTSGRPIDGVEVRIAEGTGEILVRGYNVMRGYFEDETATAEAIDGDGWLRTGDVGDLDEAGNLRITDRIKDMFICGGFNAYPAEIEQVLLAFPGVREAAVVGVPDQRLGEVGKAFVIAVPGQRVEPEELIAYARERLANYKVPRHVELVEAFPRSSLGKVLKRELR, encoded by the coding sequence GTGGACCACGGCGAGACGACGATCCCGGACCTGGTGGCACGAGCCGCCGAAGAACACGGCGAACGGGAGGCGGTGGTCGACGGCGCACAACGCCTGACGTTCGCGGACCTCGCCTCCCGGGTGAGGCAGACGGGCCGGGCGATGATCGCCTGGGGTGTACGGCCCGGCGACCGGGTGGCGGTGTGGGCCCCGAACTCGGCGGAGTGGATCGTGACGGCGCTCGGCGCGGTCTCGGTCGGCGCCGTCCTGGTCCCGCTCAACACCCGGCTGAAGGCGGCCGAGGCCGGGCACATCCTGCGCAAGTCCCGGACCAGGCTGGTCGCGGCGGCCGGCGAGTTCCTGGGCGTGGACTACGTCGGGGAGCTGAAGGCGATCCGCGACGAGCTGCCTAACCTGGAGGTGATGACCGCCTTCACCGACGGCGGCCTGCCCCCGGTGGTGTCCCGCCGGCAGTTCCGGGCGCCGGGGATGAAGGTGTCGGCCTCGGCGTTCGACGAGGCGGCGGCGTCCCTGAGCCCTGATTCGCCCGGCGACCTGTTCTTCACCTCGGGCACGACCGGCGCCCCGAAGGGCGTCCTGACCACGCACGGCCAGAGCACGCGCGCCTTCCAGCAGTGGTCGGACATCGTCGGCCTGCGCGCCGGGGACCGCTATCTGATCGCGAACCCGTTCTCGCACACCTTCGGCTACAAGGCCGGGATCCTGGCCTGTCTGATGCGCGGGGCGACGATGGTCCCGCTGCCGTCCTTCGACACCGAGGCGCTGTTCGAGACGATCGAGCGGGAGCGGATCACGGTGTTCCCGGCGGCGCCGGCGGTCTACCAGATGATGCTGGCGCACCCGGACCTGGCGAAGCACGATCTCGGCTCGCTGCGGGCGGCGGCCACCGGCGCGGCGGTGATCCCGGTGGAGCTGGTCGAGCAGATGCGGGACACGCTCGGCCTGTCGACCGTGATCACCGCCTACGGCCTGACCGAGGCCACCGGCGTGGTGACGATGTGCCGCGACGGGGACGCCCCGGAGGTCGTCGCGCGCACCTCGGGCCGGCCGATCGACGGGGTCGAGGTGCGGATCGCCGAGGGCACCGGGGAGATCCTGGTGCGCGGCTACAACGTGATGCGCGGCTATTTCGAGGACGAGACGGCCACCGCGGAAGCGATCGACGGCGACGGCTGGCTGCGCACCGGGGACGTCGGGGACCTGGACGAGGCGGGGAACCTGCGGATCACCGACCGGATCAAGGACATGTTCATCTGCGGCGGCTTCAACGCCTATCCGGCGGAGATCGAGCAGGTGCTGCTGGCGTTCCCCGGTGTGCGGGAGGCGGCGGTCGTGGGAGTGCCGGACCAGCGGCTCGGGGAGGTGGGGAAGGCGTTCGTGATCGCGGTGCCGGGGCAGCGAGTCGAGCCGGAGGAGCTGATCGCGTACGCCCGGGAACGCCTCGCCAACTACAAGGTGCCGCGGCACGTGGAGCTGGTCGAGGCGTTCCCGCGCAGTTCGCTGGGCAAGGTGCTCAAGCGCGAGCTGCGGTGA
- a CDS encoding lipid-transfer protein, with protein MTPTPLKDRAAIVGIGQTEFAKHLEPSEKALACRAIAMALDDAGIAAHEVDAFAAYTMEATDEVEIAKAVGAGDVTFFSRVGFGGGGSCATIGHLAMAIATGQASVGVAWRSRKRGSGPRPWTDTVNQLATPAQWTRPFGLLRPVDEIAVLARRYMHEYGLTREQLGAVAIACRNRANANPAAIMYDRPLTMDDYLNARMISDPLCLFDNCLETDGALAVVMVSAERARDCRQPPVHVHAFGQGLPAQHHGMVNYWNDDPLAGPSWIAAKHLWKHSDFGPADVDVAQIYDAFTPLIPLSLEGYGFCGKGEGGAFADDGGLELGGRLPINTSGGGLSEAYVHGFNLINEGVRQLRGTSTNQVAGASTCLVTAGEAVPTSAVLLRRD; from the coding sequence ATGACTCCGACACCTTTGAAGGACCGGGCCGCCATCGTCGGCATCGGCCAGACCGAGTTCGCCAAACACCTCGAGCCCTCGGAGAAGGCGCTCGCCTGCCGGGCCATCGCGATGGCGCTGGACGACGCCGGCATCGCCGCGCACGAGGTGGACGCCTTCGCCGCCTACACGATGGAGGCGACCGACGAGGTCGAGATCGCCAAGGCGGTCGGCGCCGGGGACGTCACCTTCTTCTCCCGGGTGGGTTTCGGCGGGGGCGGTTCGTGCGCCACGATCGGCCACCTGGCGATGGCCATCGCGACCGGTCAGGCGAGCGTGGGCGTCGCGTGGCGGTCCCGCAAGCGCGGCAGCGGCCCGCGGCCGTGGACCGACACCGTGAACCAGCTGGCCACCCCGGCGCAGTGGACCCGGCCCTTCGGGCTGCTGCGGCCGGTCGACGAGATCGCCGTCCTGGCCCGCCGCTACATGCACGAGTACGGCCTCACCCGCGAGCAGCTCGGTGCGGTGGCGATCGCCTGCCGCAATCGCGCCAACGCCAACCCGGCGGCGATCATGTACGACCGCCCGCTGACCATGGACGACTATCTCAATGCCCGGATGATTTCCGATCCGCTGTGCCTGTTCGACAACTGCCTGGAGACCGACGGCGCGCTGGCGGTCGTCATGGTGTCGGCCGAGCGCGCCCGGGACTGCCGGCAGCCGCCGGTCCACGTCCACGCTTTCGGCCAGGGCCTGCCGGCCCAGCACCACGGCATGGTCAACTACTGGAACGACGACCCGCTGGCCGGCCCGTCGTGGATCGCCGCGAAACACCTGTGGAAGCACTCGGACTTCGGTCCCGCCGACGTCGACGTGGCGCAGATTTACGACGCCTTCACCCCGCTGATCCCGTTGTCCCTGGAGGGATACGGCTTCTGCGGCAAAGGCGAGGGCGGGGCCTTCGCCGACGACGGCGGCCTGGAACTCGGCGGGCGGCTGCCGATCAACACCTCCGGCGGGGGCCTGTCGGAGGCGTACGTCCACGGCTTCAACCTGATCAACGAGGGCGTGCGCCAGCTGCGCGGCACCTCCACCAACCAGGTCGCCGGGGCCTCGACATGCCTGGTCACCGCGGGCGAAGCTGTACCGACGTCGGCCGTCCTGCTGCGCCGGGACTGA
- a CDS encoding Zn-ribbon domain-containing OB-fold protein — MLKPLVDDDGAPYFEYAAKGELRMQTCANCGEVLFPPRPMCPRCQSTEFEWKLMSGRGHVWSFAVPRPPLLPDYAAFAPYPVVVVELEEDRRLRLVGNLVASEDAGAGLEAQLASVDPATIEIGQPVRAVFRQIEGLFVAAWTPDE; from the coding sequence ATGCTCAAACCGCTTGTCGACGACGACGGCGCGCCGTACTTCGAGTACGCGGCCAAGGGCGAACTGCGGATGCAGACGTGCGCGAACTGCGGCGAGGTGCTGTTCCCGCCGCGGCCGATGTGCCCCAGATGCCAGAGCACCGAGTTCGAGTGGAAGCTGATGTCCGGCCGCGGGCACGTGTGGTCCTTCGCGGTGCCGCGTCCGCCCCTGCTGCCGGACTACGCGGCGTTCGCGCCGTATCCGGTGGTGGTCGTGGAGCTGGAAGAGGACCGGCGGCTGCGGCTGGTCGGGAACCTGGTCGCGAGTGAGGACGCCGGGGCCGGGTTGGAGGCACAGCTCGCCTCGGTCGATCCGGCCACGATCGAGATCGGGCAGCCGGTGCGCGCGGTGTTCCGGCAGATCGAGGGACTCTTCGTGGCGGCCTGGACGCCGGATGAGTGA
- a CDS encoding enoyl-CoA hydratase/isomerase family protein: MSDLDFSTLLYEERDGVAWVTLNRPERHNAFDLAMAAEFHRLWKTLRHRDSVRCVVLTGSGDKAFCTGIDRDTVVPQPSSPYMVDDPGVALGPKSADLWKPVVAAVNGMACGGAFYLLGECEFLIAAEHATFFDPHVTYGMVMAYEAVHLAQRMPHGELARLALLGTAERMTARRAYEIGFVSEVVPDRAALLAAADRAARTIAECEPSAIEGTVRAVWAAREMAKSQALGLAPHLVQLGNLDARRQAELFAARAKGGGWRAR; encoded by the coding sequence ATGAGTGATCTGGACTTCAGTACCCTCCTCTACGAGGAGCGCGACGGCGTCGCCTGGGTGACGCTGAACCGCCCGGAGCGGCACAACGCCTTCGATCTGGCGATGGCCGCCGAATTCCACAGGCTGTGGAAAACGTTGCGGCACCGCGACTCGGTGCGCTGCGTGGTGCTGACCGGCAGCGGCGACAAGGCCTTCTGCACCGGGATCGACCGGGACACGGTGGTGCCGCAGCCCTCGTCGCCGTACATGGTCGACGACCCCGGCGTGGCGCTCGGGCCCAAGAGCGCCGACCTGTGGAAGCCGGTCGTCGCCGCGGTCAACGGCATGGCCTGCGGCGGCGCCTTCTATCTGCTCGGCGAGTGCGAGTTCCTGATCGCGGCCGAACACGCGACGTTCTTCGACCCGCACGTCACCTACGGCATGGTGATGGCCTACGAGGCCGTGCACCTCGCGCAGCGCATGCCGCACGGAGAATTGGCGCGCCTGGCGCTGCTGGGCACCGCCGAACGGATGACGGCGCGCCGCGCGTACGAGATCGGCTTCGTCAGCGAGGTGGTGCCGGACCGCGCGGCCCTGTTGGCGGCGGCCGACCGGGCGGCGCGGACCATCGCCGAGTGCGAGCCGTCGGCGATCGAGGGCACGGTGCGTGCCGTGTGGGCGGCCCGCGAGATGGCCAAGAGCCAGGCCCTCGGACTGGCCCCGCACCTGGTGCAGCTGGGCAACCTGGACGCGCGGCGGCAGGCGGAGCTGTTCGCGGCGCGGGCCAAGGGCGGCGGCTGGCGGGCGCGGTGA